The Agrococcus carbonis genome has a window encoding:
- a CDS encoding sugar transferase encodes MTRRLEWERRSRARLVVADTAVALAAVTTLAAAMLVGEAVIEAPERVLAAPVLTAMVWLTALAAFHSRDASVLGAGATEYRRVAHATGLAFALLAVGALAVDWPELRQQLLVALPVGMLGLLLARWQCRRWLVARRREGEFASRTILVGEREEIGYVLERLDAARDLTFHVVGAAVRGDPGEPLELRGRAVPVLPTSATVAENAERMGADTVILAASTDADPEYLTRLRRQLEGTCAELILFSRLTDVAGPRISFRPVDGLPLIQVRIPTFDGGRHVLKRALDVVVSSCALVAIAIVAVPIAIAIALDSPGPVLFRQQRIGRDGQSFPMLKFRTMHVDAEQRLEELRERNEGAGPLFKMKDDPRVTRVGAFLRRHSLDELPQFWNVLRGDMSVVGPRPPLPHEASSYDEVVKRRLYLKPGITGLWQISGRSDLTWQDSVRLDLRYVENWSVMEDLMIILRTARVVLHPSGAY; translated from the coding sequence TTGACCCGCCGCCTCGAGTGGGAGCGGCGGAGCCGCGCACGCCTCGTCGTCGCGGACACCGCGGTCGCGCTCGCCGCGGTCACGACGCTCGCGGCCGCGATGCTCGTCGGCGAGGCCGTCATCGAGGCGCCGGAGCGGGTGCTCGCGGCCCCCGTGCTCACGGCGATGGTCTGGCTCACCGCACTCGCCGCCTTCCACTCGCGCGATGCATCGGTGCTGGGCGCCGGAGCCACGGAGTACCGCCGGGTCGCGCACGCGACGGGACTCGCATTCGCGCTGCTCGCGGTGGGCGCGCTCGCGGTCGACTGGCCGGAGCTGCGCCAGCAGCTGCTCGTCGCGCTGCCGGTCGGCATGCTGGGCCTCCTCCTCGCGCGGTGGCAGTGCCGTCGGTGGCTCGTCGCGAGGCGGCGCGAGGGCGAGTTCGCCTCCCGCACGATCCTCGTCGGCGAGCGCGAGGAGATCGGGTACGTGCTCGAGCGCCTCGATGCCGCGCGCGACCTGACCTTCCACGTCGTGGGCGCCGCCGTGCGGGGCGATCCGGGCGAGCCGCTCGAGCTCCGCGGCAGGGCCGTGCCGGTGCTCCCGACGTCGGCGACGGTCGCCGAGAACGCGGAGCGCATGGGCGCCGACACGGTCATCCTCGCCGCGAGCACCGACGCCGACCCCGAGTACCTCACGCGGCTGCGGCGCCAGCTCGAGGGCACGTGCGCCGAGCTCATCCTCTTCTCGCGCCTCACGGACGTCGCCGGGCCGCGCATCTCGTTCCGACCCGTCGACGGCCTGCCGCTCATCCAGGTGCGCATCCCGACGTTCGACGGCGGCCGGCACGTGCTCAAGCGCGCCCTCGACGTCGTCGTGAGCTCGTGCGCCCTCGTCGCGATCGCGATCGTCGCCGTGCCCATCGCGATCGCGATCGCGCTCGACTCGCCGGGACCCGTGCTGTTCCGGCAGCAGCGCATCGGCCGCGACGGGCAGAGCTTCCCGATGCTCAAGTTCCGCACGATGCACGTGGACGCCGAGCAGCGGCTCGAGGAGCTGCGAGAGCGCAACGAGGGCGCGGGCCCGCTGTTCAAGATGAAGGACGACCCGCGGGTGACGCGCGTCGGCGCGTTCCTCCGTCGCCACTCGCTCGACGAGCTGCCGCAGTTCTGGAACGTGCTGCGCGGCGACATGAGCGTCGTGGGGCCGCGGCCCCCGCTGCCGCACGAGGCGAGCAGCTACGACGAGGTGGTCAAGCGCCGGCTGTACCTGAAGCCGGGCATCACCGGCCTCTGGCAGATCAGCGGCCGGAGCGACCTCACGTGGCAGGACAGCGTTCGGCTCGACCTGCGCTACGTGGAGAACTGGTCGGTCATGGAGGACCTCATGATCATCCTCCGCACCGCTCGCGTCGTGCTGCATCCCTCGGGCGCGTACTGA